The Methylomonas koyamae genome has a segment encoding these proteins:
- the cas3f gene encoding type I-F CRISPR-associated helicase Cas3f, which produces MMVTFVSQCQKKALARTRRVLDAFANRIGDNTWQTVITEEGLIAVKTLLRKTATKNTAVACHWIRSRSRSELVWIVGNRKCFNKEGFVPVNTTQKSLLNSQWENNWTYLPAIKALVAVAALLHDWGKATALFQSKLKSSTNQGDPLRHEWISCLLLNALVRMAGGEDEAWLRLLGDDNWDEAALKNLTAESLKNPLADLPPIAQLVSWLIMSHHRLPSRFKPNDESGQKRESLARMLKSLNADWGYQNPNDDDKRLKACFEFPQGLLSQSAPWRKQLKKWSAKLLQNQASIQALLDNGAYRLLLHHARLCLMLGDHYYSSCQADGEWQSAIDLYANTDSQKRLKQKLDEHLVRVGDQALKISQTLSRFSSEMDAAYDIKSLKQKSPAGFEWQDKAVDGIVRFKAQHQTLQEQGYGWFVVNMASTGCGKTVANAKVMRALADDGDSLRYVLALGLRTLTLQTGNEYRNRLGLTDQDLAVLIGSAAIKQLYDKVAREKDQPPGYEDIGSESREQLLAEDLDFGDMPHAEFLDVLFPKHQPKLAEKHKAFLYKPVLACTIDHIIAATETRRGGKFILPCLRLLSSDLVIDEVDDFDGTDLIAIGRLIHLAGMLGRKVMISSATIPPDLAEGFFHAYQAGWQLHSHFKTAHPLVACAWIDEFGTQVERLDNVDSDSRCRQYAQLHRQFVAKRVGHLHKQLVKRKAIIERCDELLALKNQPAEQRQQYFAKIRQAAEHLHSHHHSVDAKTGKRVSFGAVRMANIPPCIALTRYLLQADWGNGIEPKIMAYHSRQVLLLRHEQEKHLDEILQRKEKPGQTPKAFQDPVIRRHLDSAAADDVLFILVATPVEEVGRDHEFDWAVIEPSSFRSIIQLAGRVLRHRRILADVEHANIAVMQYNLKALRQAGGPAYCRPGYENGKSLRLTSHDFARLVDEAALNQVVNAVPRIQRPEKLEPKQRLADLEHQALHQSLTDYRQQGPQALQAWLHESWWLTAVPQQINPFRAGNPETSLFLVWRDGKALFCEKDERGQFIARQAVHKIVVAEPLPELEQARLWLDRAYENILRQHAETEPSGDDADSEQRLQTASERYGEIMVRPNSDKPWFYSDQLGLFQDMN; this is translated from the coding sequence ATGATGGTCACCTTCGTCAGCCAATGCCAGAAAAAAGCCCTGGCCCGCACCCGCCGCGTCCTCGACGCCTTCGCCAACCGCATCGGCGACAACACCTGGCAAACGGTGATAACCGAAGAAGGCCTGATCGCCGTCAAAACCCTGCTGCGCAAGACCGCCACCAAAAATACCGCCGTGGCCTGCCATTGGATCAGGTCGCGCAGTAGGAGCGAGTTGGTCTGGATAGTCGGTAACCGTAAGTGTTTTAACAAAGAAGGTTTCGTGCCGGTCAACACTACGCAGAAAAGTTTGTTGAACAGCCAATGGGAAAATAACTGGACCTATCTGCCCGCCATCAAAGCCTTGGTGGCGGTTGCGGCTTTGCTGCACGATTGGGGCAAAGCCACAGCCTTGTTCCAGAGTAAGCTTAAATCCTCGACTAACCAAGGCGACCCGCTACGCCATGAATGGATTTCCTGCCTGCTGCTGAATGCTTTGGTGCGCATGGCTGGCGGCGAAGATGAAGCTTGGCTAAGGCTGTTAGGGGATGACAACTGGGATGAAGCGGCGCTAAAAAATCTTACCGCCGAAAGCCTGAAAAACCCGTTGGCTGATCTACCGCCGATTGCGCAATTGGTTAGCTGGTTAATCATGAGCCATCACCGCTTGCCGAGTCGCTTCAAGCCGAACGACGAATCGGGACAGAAAAGGGAAAGTCTGGCGCGGATGCTGAAAAGTTTGAATGCCGACTGGGGTTACCAAAATCCGAATGACGACGATAAGCGTCTGAAGGCCTGCTTCGAATTTCCACAAGGTTTGTTGTCGCAATCCGCGCCGTGGCGCAAACAACTCAAAAAATGGTCGGCCAAATTGTTGCAAAACCAGGCGTCTATCCAAGCGTTACTCGACAACGGCGCCTATCGCCTGTTGCTGCACCATGCCCGCTTATGCCTGATGCTGGGCGACCATTATTACTCGTCCTGCCAAGCCGACGGCGAATGGCAGTCGGCCATCGACCTTTACGCCAACACCGACAGCCAAAAACGGCTGAAGCAAAAATTGGACGAACATTTGGTCCGCGTCGGCGATCAAGCCTTGAAAATCAGCCAAACCTTGTCGCGCTTCAGTAGCGAGATGGATGCGGCCTACGACATCAAAAGTCTCAAGCAAAAAAGTCCCGCCGGCTTCGAATGGCAAGATAAAGCCGTGGACGGCATTGTCCGCTTCAAAGCCCAACACCAAACCTTGCAAGAACAGGGTTACGGTTGGTTTGTGGTGAATATGGCCAGCACCGGTTGCGGCAAAACCGTGGCCAATGCCAAAGTCATGCGTGCGCTGGCGGACGACGGCGACAGCTTGCGCTACGTGCTGGCCTTGGGTTTGCGAACCTTGACCTTGCAAACCGGCAACGAATACCGCAACCGCTTGGGTTTGACGGACCAGGACCTGGCGGTTTTGATCGGCTCGGCGGCAATCAAACAGCTTTACGACAAAGTCGCGCGGGAAAAAGACCAGCCGCCGGGTTACGAAGATATCGGTTCCGAGTCCCGAGAGCAATTATTGGCGGAGGATTTGGATTTCGGCGACATGCCGCACGCCGAATTTCTCGACGTGCTGTTTCCCAAGCATCAACCCAAGCTGGCCGAGAAGCACAAGGCGTTTTTATACAAGCCGGTGTTGGCTTGCACGATAGACCACATCATCGCCGCCACCGAAACCCGGCGCGGCGGAAAATTCATCCTGCCGTGCCTGCGCCTGTTGTCGTCCGATCTAGTGATCGACGAAGTGGATGACTTTGATGGCACCGATTTGATCGCCATCGGTCGTTTGATCCATTTGGCCGGCATGTTGGGCCGCAAGGTGATGATTTCTTCCGCCACGATTCCGCCGGATTTGGCCGAAGGTTTTTTCCATGCCTATCAGGCCGGTTGGCAATTGCACAGCCATTTCAAAACCGCTCATCCGTTGGTGGCGTGCGCCTGGATCGACGAGTTCGGTACGCAAGTCGAGCGATTGGACAACGTAGACTCCGATAGCCGTTGCCGGCAATACGCGCAGTTACACCGGCAGTTCGTTGCCAAACGAGTCGGCCATCTGCACAAGCAACTCGTCAAACGTAAAGCCATTATCGAGCGTTGCGACGAGTTGTTGGCCTTGAAGAACCAGCCTGCGGAACAGCGCCAACAGTATTTCGCCAAAATCCGCCAGGCTGCCGAACACTTGCACTCTCACCACCACAGCGTCGATGCCAAAACCGGCAAGCGGGTTTCGTTCGGCGCGGTGCGGATGGCAAACATTCCGCCCTGTATCGCGCTGACACGCTACCTGTTGCAAGCGGATTGGGGCAACGGCATCGAACCGAAAATCATGGCCTACCACAGCCGGCAAGTGCTGTTATTACGTCATGAACAGGAAAAACATCTGGACGAAATTTTGCAGCGCAAGGAAAAGCCGGGCCAAACACCGAAAGCATTTCAGGACCCGGTAATCCGCCGGCATTTGGATTCCGCGGCAGCCGATGACGTCTTGTTCATACTGGTAGCGACACCGGTGGAAGAAGTCGGCCGCGACCACGAATTCGATTGGGCCGTCATCGAACCGTCGTCGTTTCGATCCATCATCCAGTTGGCGGGGCGCGTGTTACGCCATCGCCGCATTTTGGCCGATGTCGAACATGCCAATATTGCCGTGATGCAATACAACCTGAAAGCCTTGCGTCAAGCGGGTGGCCCGGCCTATTGCCGGCCGGGTTACGAAAACGGCAAGAGTTTGAGGCTGACCAGCCATGACTTCGCTCGATTGGTGGACGAAGCCGCGTTGAACCAAGTCGTCAACGCCGTGCCGCGCATTCAACGCCCGGAAAAGCTGGAGCCGAAACAGCGTCTGGCCGACCTGGAACACCAAGCCCTGCATCAAAGCCTGACCGATTACCGGCAACAAGGTCCGCAAGCCTTGCAGGCTTGGCTACACGAAAGCTGGTGGCTGACCGCCGTGCCGCAGCAAATCAACCCGTTTCGGGCGGGCAATCCGGAAACTTCGCTATTTTTGGTTTGGCGAGATGGTAAAGCGCTGTTTTGCGAGAAAGATGAACGCGGCCAGTTCATCGCCCGCCAAGCCGTGCACAAGATCGTGGTGGCTGAACCACTACCGGAGCTGGAACAAGCCCGATTATGGCTGGATAGAGCTTATGAAAATATCTTGCGCCAACACGCCGAAACCGAACCGTCCGGGGACGATGCCGATTCGGAACAACGATTGCAAACCGCATCCGAGCGTTATGGCGAAATCATGGTACGTCCGAACAGCGACAAACCTTGGTTTTATTCGGACCAGTTAGGTTTGTTTCAAGATATGAATTAG
- the csy1 gene encoding type I-F CRISPR-associated protein Csy1 yields MHESITTFFAERKATWLKAKLKATDDPDKQTAIQQEAEDKFSLPTWLPDAARRAAWLSMSSHPGKFSHPSAKTSSVIAQGQQANDGYLRTGNVVYELDVSAKTAAAMDVYTFLNLPLDDGQTLLQHLERDSDQAKRLLNVPTASYDSLRSGFLAVKQSDVVTRTDGLVKQVYFPVDADYHLLSILTPSGILAQTKNRIDTMRFSEATKQSKDSRRKNDHHADGFDDMLGLTVTVYGGANKQNISLLNVQNAGRAYLLSSVPPIFEQRQVRLPTRHFFRNSLSARRFQDNFQTLDRLMRSGVNNIHVRDGIRNTLKYLIDSVLRLAFAIRATGPGWSQAEHYRELPLAQRIWLDDVYLEQREQSEAWLDEVAGDFARWIIRTYEYLCKDCRTKLGDDEFHALAALAEQAVAADQEFFK; encoded by the coding sequence ATGCACGAATCGATCACAACGTTTTTCGCCGAGCGCAAAGCGACTTGGCTGAAAGCTAAACTAAAAGCCACGGACGACCCGGATAAACAAACCGCTATCCAACAAGAAGCCGAGGACAAATTTTCCTTACCGACCTGGTTGCCCGATGCGGCGCGACGGGCCGCCTGGTTATCCATGTCCAGCCATCCCGGCAAATTCAGTCATCCCAGCGCCAAAACCAGTTCGGTAATCGCCCAAGGACAACAGGCCAATGACGGCTACCTGCGTACCGGCAATGTAGTTTATGAACTGGATGTTTCTGCAAAAACTGCGGCGGCGATGGATGTTTACACGTTTTTGAATCTACCGCTGGATGACGGGCAAACGCTGTTGCAGCACCTGGAACGGGACAGCGATCAGGCCAAGCGTTTGCTTAACGTGCCAACCGCCAGCTACGACAGTCTGCGTTCCGGGTTTCTGGCGGTCAAACAAAGCGACGTCGTTACGCGAACCGACGGTTTAGTCAAGCAAGTGTATTTCCCGGTCGATGCCGACTATCACCTGCTGTCTATTCTGACGCCATCCGGCATCTTGGCCCAAACCAAAAACCGCATCGACACGATGCGCTTTTCCGAAGCCACCAAACAGTCCAAGGACAGCCGGCGTAAGAACGACCACCATGCCGACGGTTTCGACGACATGCTGGGGTTGACTGTCACCGTTTACGGGGGGGCTAATAAGCAAAACATCAGCTTGTTAAACGTTCAAAATGCCGGCCGCGCGTATTTGTTAAGCAGTGTGCCACCAATCTTCGAGCAGCGGCAGGTGAGGTTACCGACGCGACATTTCTTCAGAAACTCGCTATCCGCCCGCCGTTTTCAAGACAACTTCCAGACGCTGGACCGCTTGATGCGCAGTGGCGTCAACAACATCCACGTCCGCGACGGCATCCGCAATACCCTCAAATACCTGATCGATTCGGTGTTGCGACTAGCCTTCGCCATTCGCGCCACCGGTCCCGGCTGGTCGCAAGCCGAGCATTACCGCGAATTACCGCTGGCTCAACGGATTTGGCTCGACGACGTCTATCTGGAACAGCGCGAGCAATCCGAAGCTTGGTTGGACGAGGTGGCCGGCGATTTTGCCCGTTGGATCATTCGAACTTACGAATACTTATGCAAGGACTGCCGCACCAAGCTCGGTGACGACGAATTCCATGCGTTGGCAGCGTTGGCCGAGCAAGCGGTTGCCGCCGACCAGGAGTTTTTCAAATGA
- the csy2 gene encoding type I-F CRISPR-associated protein Csy2, whose amino-acid sequence MTRRLLLIPHLQIHNANAMSSPYTIGFPAMTAWLGGVHALQRHLRQQGLTDIELTGAAISCHRFDLQTHKGQGDFVHSIVGTANPLDKDGGRPAFVEEARCHLEVSLLIELQGFDTDERERLEATLNQQLCRMKWAGGDVLAVKPVEIHTVDEDDDHSVRKLLNRLMLGYVLVERRELMVQVMRDEGRDALDALLDFLKLMHRSEQDENGKVTWSSQRKAPGWLVPIAVGFQGISELGQAANQRDLGTPHRFAESVVTLGEFKMPYRITNLDDVLWQYHADTERNLYLCRTLTAANLIGD is encoded by the coding sequence ATGACGCGCCGTTTACTGTTAATTCCGCATCTGCAAATTCACAACGCCAACGCGATGAGCAGTCCTTACACCATCGGCTTTCCGGCCATGACCGCCTGGCTGGGCGGCGTGCATGCCTTGCAGCGCCATCTGCGGCAACAGGGGTTGACCGACATCGAATTGACCGGGGCGGCGATAAGCTGCCATCGCTTCGATTTACAGACCCACAAAGGCCAAGGCGATTTCGTGCATTCCATTGTCGGCACCGCCAATCCGTTGGATAAAGACGGCGGCCGGCCGGCCTTCGTCGAAGAAGCCCGCTGCCATTTAGAAGTATCGCTATTGATCGAATTGCAAGGCTTCGATACCGACGAACGGGAGCGCCTCGAAGCCACGCTCAACCAGCAACTGTGTAGGATGAAATGGGCCGGCGGCGACGTGCTGGCCGTCAAACCGGTGGAAATTCATACCGTCGATGAAGACGACGACCATAGCGTCAGAAAACTGCTTAACCGGCTGATGCTCGGTTACGTGCTGGTCGAGCGCCGGGAACTGATGGTGCAGGTCATGCGCGACGAGGGCCGGGACGCGCTGGACGCTTTACTGGATTTTCTAAAGCTCATGCATCGTAGCGAGCAGGATGAAAACGGCAAAGTCACCTGGAGCAGTCAACGCAAGGCGCCGGGTTGGCTGGTGCCGATTGCGGTGGGCTTCCAGGGTATTTCCGAGTTAGGCCAAGCCGCCAACCAGCGCGACCTTGGCACGCCGCACCGCTTCGCCGAAAGCGTGGTCACGCTGGGCGAATTCAAAATGCCGTACCGCATTACCAATCTGGACGACGTGCTATGGCAATACCACGCCGATACCGAACGCAATCTGTACCTTTGCCGAACCCTCACCGCAGCAAATCTTATTGGAGACTAA
- the csy3 gene encoding type I-F CRISPR-associated protein Csy3, which translates to MAAKNDATVLAFEKKLVPSDGYLYGTTWNDRSNLKPLALTPKSVRGTISNRLKPALQNDPLKLNAEVEKPNLQTVDACALAEDQDTLKLSFTLKVLGGVDKPSACNGPNFNASYPGVAQAYIEQEGFTELAKRYAVNIANARYLWRNRVGAEKIEVVVDTGDGEQLVFDAKQFSLRDFNAANMDLQKLAGKIADALCGRLPYLLISVEAYALVGKAQEVYPSEELILGNGKGDKSKILYAVNGTAALHSQKIGNAIRTIDTWYPGHDDGAIGIGPIAIEPYGAVTNLGKAFRTPKDKADFYSLFDRFALGEKLSNKDQEHYVMAVLVRGGVFGQSGKE; encoded by the coding sequence ATGGCAGCAAAAAACGACGCAACCGTATTGGCTTTCGAGAAAAAACTGGTGCCTTCCGACGGTTATCTGTACGGCACGACTTGGAACGACCGCAGCAATCTCAAACCACTGGCTTTGACGCCGAAATCGGTACGCGGCACGATTTCTAACCGCTTGAAACCAGCATTGCAAAACGACCCGTTAAAACTCAACGCCGAAGTCGAAAAACCCAATCTGCAAACTGTCGATGCCTGCGCGTTGGCCGAAGATCAAGACACGTTAAAACTGAGCTTTACCTTGAAAGTGCTGGGCGGCGTTGACAAACCGTCGGCCTGCAACGGACCAAATTTCAACGCCAGTTATCCTGGCGTCGCCCAAGCTTATATCGAACAAGAAGGTTTTACCGAGCTCGCCAAACGTTACGCCGTCAACATTGCCAACGCCCGCTATTTGTGGCGTAACCGGGTCGGCGCGGAAAAAATCGAAGTGGTGGTCGATACCGGCGACGGCGAGCAACTGGTCTTCGACGCCAAGCAATTTTCCCTGCGCGATTTCAATGCCGCTAACATGGATTTACAAAAACTGGCCGGTAAAATCGCCGATGCCTTGTGCGGCCGTTTGCCGTATTTGCTGATTAGCGTCGAAGCTTACGCCTTGGTCGGCAAAGCCCAGGAAGTGTATCCCAGCGAAGAGCTGATCCTCGGCAATGGCAAGGGCGACAAAAGCAAAATCCTCTATGCCGTCAACGGCACTGCCGCCTTACATTCGCAAAAAATCGGCAACGCCATCCGCACCATCGACACCTGGTACCCGGGCCACGACGACGGCGCCATTGGCATCGGTCCAATCGCCATCGAACCTTACGGCGCGGTCACCAACCTGGGCAAAGCCTTCCGTACCCCGAAAGATAAAGCCGACTTTTACTCGTTGTTCGACCGCTTTGCCTTGGGCGAAAAACTCAGCAATAAAGACCAAGAACATTACGTGATGGCGGTACTGGTGCGCGGCGGCGTATTTGGCCAAAGCGGCAAGGAATAA
- the cas6f gene encoding type I-F CRISPR-associated endoribonuclease Cas6/Csy4: MRFYLEITLLPNPEVGLNFLWSKVFHQLHLGFVEMLDADKRGAIGVGFPKHCADGKRLGLGDKCRLFAEDEATLERFAAPQRLARLSDYVHCTGIRPVPDKLLGYAVYRRVQPKTNPERLARRYARRHGVDLATALNMTVELRAAGDNPAYPLSFRYCDMLKPSVALPFIRLQSLSGGQTFCLWISKTETVAPVTGSFSAYGLSSVATVPEF, from the coding sequence ATGCGCTTTTACTTGGAAATCACCTTGCTGCCAAATCCCGAAGTTGGGCTGAATTTTCTTTGGTCCAAAGTATTCCATCAACTGCACCTGGGCTTTGTCGAGATGCTGGATGCGGATAAACGCGGCGCCATTGGTGTCGGTTTTCCCAAACATTGCGCCGATGGTAAGCGACTTGGTTTGGGCGACAAATGCCGCTTGTTTGCCGAAGATGAGGCCACGCTGGAACGCTTCGCCGCGCCGCAGCGTTTGGCGCGTCTTAGCGACTATGTGCATTGCACCGGCATCCGGCCGGTGCCGGACAAACTGTTGGGGTATGCGGTTTACCGGCGGGTGCAGCCGAAGACCAACCCGGAACGCCTGGCCCGGCGCTACGCCAGACGCCACGGCGTGGATCTGGCGACCGCGCTGAACATGACGGTTGAATTGCGCGCGGCGGGCGATAATCCGGCGTACCCGCTGTCGTTTCGCTATTGCGACATGCTCAAGCCTTCCGTGGCCTTGCCGTTCATCCGCTTGCAAAGCTTGAGCGGTGGGCAAACCTTTTGTCTGTGGATCAGTAAAACTGAAACGGTCGCGCCGGTGACCGGCAGTTTCAGCGCCTACGGACTGAGCAGCGTCGCCACCGTACCCGAATTTTGA